The Streptomyces sp. NBC_01439 genome contains the following window.
GCTCGTACCGTCATCGCCGGAGCGGGAGTCGCGCTCACCGGGACGGTCGGCGCCCTCGCCACCGCCCCGGGGGCGCTCGCCGCCGAGGACGGCACCGGACGCGACGAGCAGGGACGGCCCTGCGAGCCCGGCTACGGCCCGCTCGTCCCCGACCCGGCCGGACTGCTGGCCCTGCCCGCAGGGTTCACGTACCGCGTCATCACGCACAGCGGGGTCACCGAGCTGGACTCCGGTGAGACCACCCCGTCCAACCACGACGGGACCGCCGCCTTCGAGGGCCACCGCGGGGTCACCCTCCTCGTCAACAACCACGAGCTCAAGGGCAAGCGGGAGAACTGGGCCCGCCCGGTCCCGCTCACCGAGGGCCTCGTCTACGATCCGGCCGCGGCCGGCGGGTGCACGGTCGTGGAGGTCCGGCGCGGCGGCGAGGTCGCCGAATGGGTGGGCATCGCCGGTACGTCGACCAACTGTGCGGGCGGTGCCACCCCCTGGGGCACCTGGCTGACCTGTGAGGAGAACTCGGACCTGGCCGGCAAGAACGGCATGACGAAGGACCACGGCTACGTCTTCGAGGTCGACCCGCACGACCGGCGCGCCAACCGTGACCCGCGGCCGGTCAAGGCCTTCGGGCGCTACGACCACGAGGCCGTGGTCATCGACCCGCGCCAGGGCCACGCCTACCTCACCGAGGACGCCTCCGGCCCCAACGGGCTGCTCTACCGCTGGACCCCGCCCCGCGGCTTCCACCACGGGCGCGGCAAGCTCCGTACGCTCGCGGCCGACGCAGGCGTGCTCCAGGCCGCCAAGTGCATCGACAGTTCCGGCCGGTTCGTCGACGACTTCTCGCGCGCCACGAAGATCGGCACCGTGTACGGGGTCGACTGGGTGGACGTCCCCGACCGCGATGCC
Protein-coding sequences here:
- a CDS encoding alkaline phosphatase PhoX; amino-acid sequence: MPLSRRDFTARTVIAGAGVALTGTVGALATAPGALAAEDGTGRDEQGRPCEPGYGPLVPDPAGLLALPAGFTYRVITHSGVTELDSGETTPSNHDGTAAFEGHRGVTLLVNNHELKGKRENWARPVPLTEGLVYDPAAAGGCTVVEVRRGGEVAEWVGIAGTSTNCAGGATPWGTWLTCEENSDLAGKNGMTKDHGYVFEVDPHDRRANRDPRPVKAFGRYDHEAVVIDPRQGHAYLTEDASGPNGLLYRWTPPRGFHHGRGKLRTLAADAGVLQAAKCIDSSGRFVDDFSRATKIGTVYGVDWVDVPDRDARTVPVRKQFADGVVTRGRKLEGMWWADGGAYFVSSYAREESPGAAHDGQVWFYDPKRRTVRLTVLIGINADPSVDGGYDGPDNITVSPYGGLIIAEDGSGLQHLFGATASGRTYPLARNELNNGSAEAPEYSEFTGVCFSPDGRTLYANIQDPGIMLAITGPWRRGH